The Solirubrobacterales bacterium genome contains a region encoding:
- the mraZ gene encoding division/cell wall cluster transcriptional repressor MraZ: MAFRGNYEHTLDAKNRLTIPSKLRDQLGGEVVIGQSLENCAAIWTPEGFDAYTAAFLRDLHPLSDEARDLTAYFSGNSFDSELDKAGRAMVPGNLLRHAAIEKDVVVVGAHDHLQLWSPENWATRSADVTANLKSTVAKIVSAD; the protein is encoded by the coding sequence ATGGCCTTTCGCGGAAACTACGAACACACACTCGACGCGAAGAATCGTCTGACGATCCCTTCGAAGCTGCGCGATCAACTCGGCGGCGAAGTCGTGATCGGGCAGTCGCTCGAGAACTGCGCAGCGATCTGGACCCCTGAAGGCTTCGACGCGTACACCGCTGCATTCCTGCGCGACCTGCACCCGCTGAGCGATGAGGCGCGCGACTTGACCGCCTACTTCAGCGGCAACTCCTTTGACAGCGAACTCGACAAGGCCGGCCGCGCGATGGTTCCCGGCAATCTGCTGCGCCACGCCGCGATCGAGAAGGACGTCGTCGTTGTTGGCGCCCACGATCACCTTCAACTCTGGAGCCCGGAGAACTGGGCCACGCGCAGCGCCGACGTGACGGCCAATCTCAAGTCAACGGTGGCGAAAATTGTCAGCGCTGATTGA